The segment CCGCCTATGCCCTGGAGGAATTGGAAAAGGTGGAGGGCGTGGATCTATACGGACCGCGGGAGGATCGGATGGGACTGGTCACCTTCAACATCCGGGGGATCCATCCCCATGATGTGGCCACGGTGCTCGACTCTGAAGGGATCGCCGTCCGGGCCGGACACCATTGTTGCCAACCGCTGATGAGGTGGTTGGATGTATCGGCGACGGCCCGGGCCAGTTTCCACATCTATAACGATGAGGAAGATATCGACCGTCTGGTGAAGGGTGTACAAAAGACGAAGGAGTTTTTCGGCGATGTCCTTGGATGATCTGTATCGGAGAGTGATCATGGATCACTCCCAAAAACCGAGAAACCGAGGCCGGATCGAAGAGGGTGCGGTCTCGGTTGATTTGAACAACCCCACCTGCGGGGATCGGATCTCCATTCAGATGGTTGTGGATGAAGGGAAGATCCGGGAGGCGAAATTCCTGGGGGAAGGTTGTTCGATCAGCATGGCTTCCGCCTCGATGATGACAGAGGCGGTCAAGGGCCTCACCCTGGACGAAGCCTTGCACTTGGTGGACCTCTTCTCCCGTATGATGCAAGGGGAAGAGGTGGACCCGGAAGCATTCCCCTTGGAAGATATTGAAGCCCTCCAGGGTGTGGCCAAATTCCCGGCCCGTATCAAATGTGCGACACTGGCATGGAAGGCTCTGGAGAAAGGGGCGAAGGAATCAGCTGAGAAAGGCTGATTCCACCCCATTTAGGAGGGTTAACTATGGCAAAAGAATTGCCTATTTCATCGGAATATCAGTACGGATTTCATGATAAAGACGTTTCGGTCTTCCGGTCAAAGCGGGGATTGACCCGGGAAATCGTGGAAGAGATTTCCCGGATGAAGGATGAACCGCAGTGGATGCTGGACTTCCGGCTGAAGTCGCTGGAGCAGTTCTACAAGATGCCGATGCCCAGCTCAGAAAACTCCAAGTGGTTCTCTCTGTTGCCCGGCAAGCTGGATGATCTCGATTTCAATGACATCACCTACTATGTGAAACCGTCGGAACGGCAGGGACGCAGCTGGGACGAAGTGCCGGAAGAGATCAAA is part of the Kroppenstedtia eburnea genome and harbors:
- the sufU gene encoding Fe-S cluster assembly sulfur transfer protein SufU — its product is MSLDDLYRRVIMDHSQKPRNRGRIEEGAVSVDLNNPTCGDRISIQMVVDEGKIREAKFLGEGCSISMASASMMTEAVKGLTLDEALHLVDLFSRMMQGEEVDPEAFPLEDIEALQGVAKFPARIKCATLAWKALEKGAKESAEKG